A stretch of the uncultured Trichococcus sp. genome encodes the following:
- a CDS encoding CidA/LrgA family protein produces MQYLKQFTIIIAISAVSELLAIFIPLPVPASIYGMSLLFLLLMTGALKLKQVESAANLLLGIMPALFVVSGAGLITSYGQIAENFLSWVAVNVGSTIVILATTGVLSQGMIRRKKAKEGGGND; encoded by the coding sequence ATGCAGTATTTAAAACAATTCACCATCATCATCGCCATCTCCGCCGTCAGCGAATTGCTGGCCATCTTCATTCCGCTGCCCGTTCCTGCCAGCATCTACGGCATGTCGCTGCTGTTCCTGTTGCTGATGACAGGTGCGCTGAAGCTCAAACAAGTGGAAAGTGCCGCCAATCTGCTGTTGGGCATCATGCCTGCGTTGTTCGTCGTCAGCGGAGCCGGCCTCATCACCTCCTACGGGCAGATCGCCGAAAACTTCCTCAGTTGGGTAGCCGTCAACGTCGGCTCCACCATCGTGATTTTGGCGACCACTGGGGTTTTGTCGCAGGGAATGATCAGAAGGAAGAAAGCGAAAGAAGGTGGCGGGAATGATTGA
- a CDS encoding helix-turn-helix transcriptional regulator, with product MSEISSELGRTIRHFRKSKGITLEELGEQINRSKSTMQKYEAGKIIIDIETFYEIAYALKIHPEQLLYSKSNLLMETNSANPKTLFKESTTLYSYMYDGRINKLLRSLFIISNHSEQGRFPTAFYMNIPTFDKYMFAENTYFGYSQHHDTFTSMFLTHSSTEVENVSITILSTFQETTERLGMMSGISFRPFMPVSFKMLFSKTPLKEDEELIKRLKINQNDIRMMKLFNMFNIM from the coding sequence ATGTCAGAAATATCGTCAGAATTGGGAAGAACCATCCGACACTTTCGAAAAAGCAAAGGAATAACGTTGGAAGAGTTAGGCGAGCAAATAAATAGAAGTAAATCTACTATGCAAAAGTACGAGGCAGGAAAAATTATCATTGATATTGAAACTTTTTATGAAATTGCTTATGCCCTTAAGATACATCCAGAACAACTTTTGTATAGCAAATCCAACCTTTTGATGGAAACCAACTCTGCTAATCCAAAAACGTTATTTAAGGAGTCAACGACTCTATATTCATATATGTATGATGGACGAATCAATAAATTGCTTCGTTCCCTTTTTATAATTTCTAATCATTCGGAACAGGGGAGGTTTCCGACTGCATTCTATATGAATATACCAACATTTGATAAATACATGTTTGCTGAGAACACTTACTTCGGCTATTCTCAACATCACGATACATTCACATCCATGTTCCTTACACACAGTTCAACTGAAGTTGAAAACGTATCGATAACCATTTTGTCGACATTTCAAGAAACAACGGAGCGTTTGGGAATGATGAGTGGAATCTCGTTTCGTCCCTTCATGCCAGTGTCCTTTAAGATGCTCTTTTCTAAAACGCCTCTTAAAGAAGATGAAGAGCTCATTAAACGTTTAAAAATCAATCAAAATGATATACGCATGATGAAATTATTTAATATGTTTAATATTATGTGA
- a CDS encoding glycoside hydrolase family 32 protein, giving the protein MCLTRTNESASIQFVNLNGGGIIIKENPYRNYFHLEPDRGLLNDPNGLIQFQGRYYFFHQWNRFGLDHGYKEWGAFTSSDLNNWDHLGSALLPDSKEDSDGVYSGSAIEHDNKLYVFYTGNTKNNGTRKTYQRMACSSNGNTFIKSEKVIETPNGFTEHHRDPKVWQSDGMWWMIVGAQTIEQVGAINLFSSTDLEEWKYEGVFYSAQTLDQMCECPDYFQLGDAEILVVCPQKRTSLLNGNENISSYAGYIVGTFEKNNKRFRPESDIILMDEGFDFYAPQSFIDEKNRRIVVGWMSRMDEAEERACPTAAFNYLHCLTIPRELFWENDRLYQRPLAELKMLRKKRNTSTETNAAFLSDSASYELHLQLVNQTTPLEISMNNGNTVIHFDGRSKLVISRINWVSGQREQKELHVPELFEIQILNDTSAMEIFMNKGEKVFSMRYFCEEEQRDISYKGLQANGSIDYYSYQEEV; this is encoded by the coding sequence ATGTGTCTAACAAGAACGAATGAAAGCGCATCAATTCAGTTTGTTAATTTGAATGGAGGAGGGATTATCATTAAGGAAAATCCATATCGGAATTATTTTCATCTGGAACCCGATCGAGGACTATTGAACGATCCGAATGGGTTGATTCAATTTCAAGGGAGATATTATTTTTTCCATCAATGGAATAGGTTTGGTTTGGATCACGGCTATAAGGAGTGGGGAGCATTTACATCGTCGGATTTGAACAATTGGGATCATTTGGGTTCAGCACTATTGCCCGACAGCAAGGAAGACAGCGATGGTGTCTATTCCGGAAGCGCCATTGAACATGACAATAAGCTTTATGTTTTCTATACCGGCAACACGAAGAACAACGGAACGCGTAAAACCTATCAAAGGATGGCCTGTTCCTCGAATGGCAACACATTCATCAAGAGCGAAAAGGTAATTGAAACACCAAATGGTTTTACAGAACATCACAGAGACCCAAAAGTGTGGCAGTCGGACGGAATGTGGTGGATGATTGTAGGAGCGCAGACAATTGAGCAAGTTGGTGCCATCAATTTGTTCAGCTCAACTGATTTAGAAGAATGGAAATATGAAGGGGTGTTCTACTCGGCGCAAACGCTGGATCAAATGTGCGAATGTCCGGATTACTTTCAATTGGGCGATGCTGAAATTTTGGTGGTATGTCCCCAAAAAAGAACTTCGCTATTAAACGGAAACGAGAACATTTCCAGCTATGCGGGCTATATTGTGGGAACTTTTGAAAAAAATAACAAGCGTTTTCGTCCGGAGAGCGATATTATTTTGATGGATGAAGGGTTTGATTTTTACGCTCCGCAGTCTTTTATTGATGAAAAAAACAGAAGAATTGTGGTCGGGTGGATGTCGCGGATGGATGAAGCAGAAGAACGGGCATGTCCGACTGCAGCTTTCAATTACTTGCATTGCCTTACGATCCCAAGGGAACTATTTTGGGAAAACGATCGTCTTTATCAACGGCCGTTGGCAGAGTTGAAAATGCTGAGGAAGAAACGAAATACGTCAACCGAAACCAATGCTGCTTTTCTTTCTGACAGCGCGTCTTACGAGTTACATCTACAACTCGTCAATCAAACGACCCCATTAGAAATATCCATGAATAATGGGAATACGGTCATCCATTTTGATGGCAGATCAAAATTGGTCATCAGTCGCATAAACTGGGTTTCCGGCCAACGTGAACAAAAGGAACTGCACGTTCCCGAACTATTTGAAATCCAAATACTCAACGATACGTCAGCTATGGAAATTTTTATGAATAAAGGTGAAAAAGTATTCTCAATGCGTTACTTTTGTGAAGAAGAACAGCGCGATATTTCTTATAAGGGTCTACAAGCGAATGGCTCAATCGATTATTATTCGTATCAGGAGGAAGTCTAA
- a CDS encoding MerR family transcriptional regulator, with the protein MNSKEVSQLFDLPIDTIRYYERVGVIPPITRDKNGYRIYAKRDLNWIFLAKSLRKAGLSIESLIEFATLAQSKESNVRAAQKQILQDQLTEINAKLEEMMHARDLLEYKIETFDDHVAKINAGELSDDEVEELWTMKHFKKQEIPLAVE; encoded by the coding sequence ATGAACAGCAAAGAAGTATCGCAGCTATTTGATTTGCCGATCGATACAATCAGATATTACGAGAGGGTGGGTGTGATTCCGCCGATAACGCGCGACAAAAATGGCTACCGCATCTATGCCAAACGGGATCTCAATTGGATTTTTCTGGCAAAGAGTTTGCGCAAAGCGGGCTTGTCGATCGAGTCGCTGATTGAGTTCGCAACCTTGGCGCAATCGAAGGAGAGTAATGTTCGGGCAGCCCAAAAACAGATTCTGCAGGATCAGTTGACGGAAATCAATGCCAAGCTGGAAGAAATGATGCATGCAAGGGATCTGCTGGAGTACAAGATCGAGACGTTTGATGATCATGTCGCTAAAATCAATGCCGGTGAACTGAGTGATGACGAGGTTGAAGAGCTCTGGACGATGAAACATTTCAAAAAACAAGAAATACCGCTTGCTGTGGAGTAA
- a CDS encoding AraC family transcriptional regulator: MYNETMDKNIREYTDKFTDFSKKSISDFILYNSGIEYCEAGYSYGPKRRDYHFIHFVKEGKGSLEINDKKFEVHENQLFIVPAGEISTYTAAVDSPWKYSWIGFLGIQSHNYVQMLMQSSEEHFVLDCADAELYENKIMKIIDMSNDDSTASFLKINGVMYDIIGTLLEECIKHSNTSYSSSVSSKAVRYMDLHYHDDIHISDIADFAGIHPSYLAGVFKSEMGISPKKYLTNLKINKAKELLIATEDPINIIGSSVGFSDALSFSNFFRKESSLSPSQYRKDYKK; this comes from the coding sequence ATGTATAATGAAACCATGGATAAAAATATTAGAGAGTACACCGATAAGTTCACCGATTTTTCCAAAAAGAGCATCTCGGATTTCATACTTTACAACAGTGGGATTGAATACTGTGAAGCTGGGTACAGCTACGGGCCAAAGCGCAGAGATTATCACTTTATTCATTTTGTTAAGGAGGGCAAAGGCTCACTGGAAATCAATGATAAAAAGTTTGAGGTTCATGAGAATCAACTCTTTATTGTCCCTGCAGGCGAAATTTCCACCTATACCGCCGCTGTGGATTCACCATGGAAATATTCCTGGATAGGCTTTCTGGGTATCCAATCGCATAATTATGTCCAAATGCTGATGCAGTCGAGTGAAGAACATTTTGTTTTGGATTGCGCGGATGCCGAATTGTATGAAAACAAAATAATGAAGATCATCGATATGTCCAACGATGACAGCACCGCTTCTTTCTTAAAGATCAATGGGGTCATGTATGACATCATCGGAACCCTGCTCGAGGAGTGCATCAAACATTCGAACACCAGCTACTCCTCATCGGTTTCATCTAAAGCGGTGAGATATATGGATTTGCATTATCATGACGATATCCATATTTCTGATATCGCTGACTTTGCTGGCATCCATCCGAGCTACCTGGCGGGAGTCTTCAAATCCGAAATGGGAATCAGTCCAAAAAAATACCTGACAAATTTAAAAATCAACAAAGCCAAAGAGTTGCTGATAGCTACGGAAGATCCGATCAACATCATCGGCAGCTCCGTAGGTTTCAGCGATGCCCTTTCATTCTCTAATTTTTTCAGAAAAGAAAGCAGCCTATCTCCATCTCAATATCGAAAGGATTACAAAAAATGA
- a CDS encoding ROK family protein has protein sequence MKKNYLSIDIGGTNIKLALIDHSGQIQSKKQVRTPHEYGAFIATLENEIELVQDEIRGIAFSCPGKVDTNTGLISFGGALPFLDGVSFVEVFQSKFQVPISVINDGKAAALSELWLGNLNGIENGLALVLGTGIGGGLILEGKLYQGKHFQAGELSFMMKQSDKPSFDDMYGKTGSAVGLVKKVNLELGTEDTKDGAVAFEAINQKDPNIYPIFESFAKEIAYMICNIQAILDLEKIVIGGGISAQPIVTEEIRKQYRAIRAGLPFLENTLTEVEIDSCRFLNDANLLGALYQLLLNADEELSMPSI, from the coding sequence ATGAAGAAAAACTATTTAAGCATCGACATCGGCGGCACGAACATCAAATTGGCTTTGATCGACCATTCGGGACAGATCCAGTCCAAGAAGCAGGTGAGGACGCCGCATGAATACGGTGCATTCATTGCCACATTGGAAAATGAAATTGAATTGGTGCAGGATGAGATTCGCGGAATCGCCTTCAGCTGTCCAGGGAAAGTCGATACGAATACGGGCCTGATTTCCTTCGGCGGAGCGTTGCCTTTCCTGGATGGCGTTTCCTTCGTCGAAGTATTCCAATCGAAATTTCAGGTTCCCATCTCGGTCATCAATGACGGCAAAGCGGCTGCGTTGTCAGAATTGTGGCTCGGTAATCTGAATGGCATCGAAAACGGACTGGCTTTAGTGCTCGGAACCGGCATCGGAGGAGGGCTGATACTTGAAGGCAAGCTCTATCAAGGCAAGCATTTCCAAGCCGGCGAATTGAGCTTCATGATGAAACAATCCGACAAGCCATCTTTCGACGACATGTACGGAAAGACCGGCTCGGCTGTTGGACTCGTCAAGAAGGTGAACCTGGAACTGGGGACCGAGGATACGAAGGACGGGGCGGTTGCCTTCGAGGCGATCAATCAAAAAGACCCGAATATCTATCCAATTTTCGAGTCCTTCGCCAAGGAAATCGCCTACATGATCTGCAATATCCAAGCCATCCTTGACCTCGAAAAGATCGTCATCGGCGGAGGGATCAGCGCGCAACCAATCGTAACCGAAGAAATCCGCAAGCAATACCGCGCCATCCGCGCCGGGCTGCCTTTCCTGGAGAATACCTTGACTGAAGTCGAAATCGACAGCTGCCGCTTCCTGAATGATGCAAACCTGTTGGGAGCCTTGTATCAGCTTTTGCTGAATGCGGATGAAGAACTGTCAATGCCATCTATCTGA
- a CDS encoding PTS transporter subunit EIIC yields the protein MNNKELAEKILALVGGRQNVKSVAHCATRLRIITKDKEAIDVEGIESLEKVKGSFYNSGQYQIILGTGLVNKVYDEFAPLVENSGSQASADTQEDQKMTLKSAIRIFGDVFVPIIPVLVATGLFMGLRGLVTQEAILGLIGLTPSDIPQQFLLFTQILTDTAFAFLPALVAWSTFRIFGGTPILGIVLGLMLVSSVLPNAYEVGQQAAEPLVFFGFIKVVGYQGSVLPAFVTGIIGSKIERALKRKIPDSLDLIITPFLTLLLGLIVALFIIGPIFHEVELGVLHIVESLLTLPFGIGGLIYGSFGQLLGIFGIHHILNFLEISMLSQTGWNMLNPIGTCGNIAQAGAVLAVAIKTTSPKIKQIAYPSAFSAALGITEPAVFGVTLRLVKPFVMSMIGGGVGGFLASLLNLRATGMALTGIPGTLLYLNEQLPFYILVNLVAFSVSFALTWFFGYKKDDTF from the coding sequence ATGAATAACAAAGAACTTGCAGAAAAAATACTGGCACTTGTTGGGGGAAGACAAAATGTGAAGTCGGTTGCGCATTGTGCAACGAGACTGCGCATCATAACAAAAGATAAAGAGGCAATCGATGTAGAAGGGATCGAGTCCCTCGAGAAAGTCAAAGGTAGTTTTTACAATTCGGGCCAATATCAGATCATCCTGGGGACGGGGCTTGTGAACAAAGTCTACGATGAATTTGCGCCTTTGGTTGAAAATTCTGGAAGCCAAGCGTCTGCCGATACGCAGGAAGACCAAAAAATGACGCTGAAAAGCGCGATTCGGATTTTTGGCGATGTTTTCGTGCCGATCATACCAGTATTGGTGGCGACAGGATTATTTATGGGTCTCAGAGGATTGGTGACACAGGAAGCAATCTTGGGGCTTATCGGCTTAACCCCTAGCGATATTCCGCAGCAATTCTTGTTGTTCACACAAATTTTGACGGATACGGCTTTCGCCTTTCTGCCTGCTTTGGTGGCTTGGTCCACGTTCAGAATATTCGGCGGAACTCCTATATTGGGAATCGTACTTGGGTTGATGTTAGTCAGCTCGGTGTTGCCGAATGCTTATGAGGTCGGACAACAAGCAGCTGAGCCTTTAGTGTTTTTCGGTTTCATCAAAGTTGTCGGGTATCAGGGATCGGTCCTGCCGGCCTTTGTCACGGGCATCATCGGTTCAAAAATTGAACGTGCATTGAAGCGGAAAATTCCGGATTCTTTGGACTTGATCATCACACCGTTTTTGACCTTGCTTCTTGGACTGATTGTTGCGCTGTTCATCATTGGACCGATATTCCATGAGGTCGAATTGGGCGTACTGCATATAGTGGAATCCTTGTTGACGCTGCCGTTCGGAATTGGCGGACTGATTTACGGGAGCTTCGGACAATTGCTTGGCATTTTCGGTATCCATCATATCCTGAATTTCCTGGAAATAAGTATGTTGAGTCAAACCGGTTGGAACATGCTCAATCCTATCGGAACTTGCGGGAATATAGCACAGGCTGGTGCGGTTTTGGCTGTTGCAATCAAGACAACCTCACCAAAAATCAAACAAATTGCTTATCCATCCGCTTTTTCGGCGGCGTTGGGTATTACAGAACCGGCTGTTTTCGGTGTGACTTTGCGTCTGGTAAAACCGTTTGTGATGTCGATGATAGGCGGCGGTGTGGGCGGCTTCCTGGCTTCCCTATTGAATCTGCGCGCAACCGGAATGGCATTGACTGGCATCCCTGGAACCTTGCTTTATTTGAATGAACAATTGCCATTCTATATCCTTGTCAACCTCGTAGCGTTCAGTGTCTCCTTTGCATTAACTTGGTTTTTTGGCTACAAGAAAGACGATACATTCTAA
- a CDS encoding alpha-galactosidase — protein MNRQMIVYDDQSQVFHLMNDNISYVFEIIEDTYLAHRHWGKRIESYSFSNKPTLKKRTFAAMTVPERPAFSLEYVPLEVSFPNQGDYREPSVQIRMGNGYTVSRFSYEKFEIFDGAPAFTSFPHARDIPNSDSQTLTIHLVDPISSIRLLLSYTIFEDADVIIRSSKIINESHSGVQIEKLFSASIDMRYDGQMSTTFYGTHQKEYQLNRQPISHGKFSVGSNRGASGPQYPPYLSISKDATEFSGDVHAMTLIYSGNHLSNLERDQYDHLRLQIGLNPDTFAWQLGPGESFQSPQAVLSFSDKGYNGNSNAFHRFFNNHLIPQNWVKKSRPVLVNSWEMSYFDVSEKIMKDLIDSAKEMGFETVVLDDGWFGERNSSKTSLGDWQVDANKFPNGIKPLVDYAKERDLQFGIWFEPEMISPNSDLIQSHPDWVMRTAEYEPLLGRSQYILDLTNAEVQTFIIDLLTRSINDFGISYIKWDMNRHITDPASNLPNRTHANEYSHRYMLGLYRILDTITTLFPEVLFENCSSGGGRLDPGMLYFMPQTWASDNTDGLDRQRIQYGASYLFPPYSLTGHVSSVPNHQTGRVIDFETRKHLASSTNMGYEMDIMQLSDHEKAVVKAHVEGYKEDRDFLMASEFYRLESPFDTNHCTWMFTDEARNKIIVYVFRNTYDVSELSLLIKIPFINLKANYVEVSSQTQYSGSELANCGIALENPIGDHLALRLDFEKC, from the coding sequence ATGAACCGACAAATGATTGTATACGATGATCAAAGTCAAGTCTTCCACCTTATGAACGACAATATAAGCTATGTCTTTGAGATTATTGAGGATACTTATTTGGCGCATCGTCATTGGGGAAAAAGGATAGAATCCTATTCTTTCTCGAATAAACCGACATTAAAAAAACGGACTTTTGCAGCCATGACTGTTCCCGAGCGTCCTGCATTCTCCCTTGAATACGTGCCACTGGAAGTGAGCTTCCCTAACCAAGGCGATTACCGTGAACCTTCCGTTCAGATAAGAATGGGCAATGGCTATACCGTCAGCCGCTTTTCCTATGAGAAATTTGAAATATTTGATGGGGCTCCTGCATTCACTTCGTTTCCCCATGCAAGAGACATACCCAATTCAGATTCTCAGACACTGACCATTCATTTGGTCGATCCTATTTCAAGCATCCGTTTGCTACTGTCTTATACGATTTTTGAGGATGCAGACGTCATCATCCGGTCAAGCAAAATCATCAACGAGAGCCATTCCGGTGTGCAGATTGAAAAGCTCTTCAGCGCCTCAATTGATATGCGTTACGATGGTCAGATGAGCACCACTTTTTATGGGACACACCAAAAGGAATATCAATTGAACCGTCAGCCCATCAGCCATGGCAAGTTTTCGGTCGGCAGCAACCGCGGCGCAAGCGGACCTCAATACCCGCCCTATCTATCGATTTCTAAGGATGCCACAGAATTTTCCGGTGACGTACACGCAATGACCTTGATCTACAGCGGCAACCATCTGAGTAATCTTGAAAGGGATCAGTATGATCACTTGCGTTTACAGATTGGTTTGAACCCGGATACGTTCGCATGGCAACTTGGCCCTGGTGAATCGTTTCAGAGCCCTCAAGCTGTGTTGAGCTTTAGCGACAAAGGCTACAATGGAAATTCGAATGCGTTCCATCGTTTTTTCAATAATCATCTGATTCCCCAAAACTGGGTCAAGAAATCGCGTCCGGTTTTGGTGAACAGCTGGGAAATGAGTTACTTCGACGTTTCAGAAAAAATAATGAAAGATCTTATCGATTCCGCCAAGGAAATGGGCTTTGAGACTGTTGTGCTGGATGACGGGTGGTTCGGGGAACGGAACAGTAGCAAGACTTCTCTTGGCGACTGGCAAGTGGATGCAAATAAATTCCCGAACGGCATCAAGCCCCTTGTTGATTATGCAAAGGAACGGGATCTGCAATTCGGCATCTGGTTCGAACCGGAAATGATTTCGCCAAACAGCGATCTGATCCAGAGCCATCCGGATTGGGTCATGCGTACCGCGGAATACGAACCGCTGCTGGGAAGGAGCCAGTACATTCTTGACCTCACGAACGCAGAAGTCCAAACTTTCATTATCGACCTGCTGACGCGAAGCATCAACGATTTCGGAATCAGCTACATCAAATGGGACATGAACCGCCATATAACGGACCCGGCTTCCAACTTACCGAATCGAACTCACGCGAACGAGTACTCGCACCGTTACATGCTGGGGCTTTACCGCATACTCGATACGATAACGACTCTTTTCCCTGAAGTCCTTTTTGAGAATTGCTCAAGCGGCGGCGGAAGATTGGATCCGGGAATGTTATACTTCATGCCCCAAACTTGGGCCAGCGATAACACCGATGGCTTGGACAGACAGCGGATCCAATACGGCGCTTCCTACCTGTTTCCGCCTTATTCCTTGACTGGTCATGTTTCATCCGTACCGAATCATCAAACGGGACGCGTGATAGATTTCGAAACGCGGAAGCATCTCGCTTCCTCCACGAATATGGGCTATGAGATGGACATCATGCAGCTCAGCGACCACGAAAAAGCTGTCGTCAAAGCCCATGTCGAAGGCTACAAGGAAGATCGGGACTTCTTGATGGCAAGTGAATTTTATCGATTGGAATCACCCTTCGACACCAACCACTGTACCTGGATGTTCACTGATGAGGCCCGGAATAAAATTATCGTTTACGTCTTCCGCAATACCTATGATGTATCAGAGCTGTCATTGCTGATCAAGATTCCCTTTATTAACCTGAAAGCAAACTACGTCGAGGTCAGCAGCCAGACACAGTATTCCGGATCGGAACTCGCTAATTGCGGCATTGCATTGGAGAACCCGATCGGCGATCACCTAGCTTTGAGATTGGATTTTGAAAAGTGTTAA
- a CDS encoding MalY/PatB family protein: MDFNQSVNRIDTGSVKWDMVETVFGNKDLLPLWIADMDFVTSPKIIEAIKDEISNGIYGYKTPSDSLIQAIINWQSTQHNYQLTKSSIVFSPAVVSSICTAIQAFSQEEDAILIHDPVYSPFASAVLLNNRELVTSKLISNDGEYSIDFTDVEDKMKTRQVKMYIFCNPHNPGGRVWKYAELKKVADLCKKYEVILISDEIHQDIVFKPNKFTSMLALDGSDAFTIALTAPTKTFNLAGLKCSYAFIPNQSLRERFVHSQARNSGPNLHLEMNSIGLTATEAALNEGAVWLQQVLQYFDEQFNFIEDFIKNEIPNVKFKKPEGTYLAWLDFSDFGLDDDQLMRLLVNKGKVALNAGCDYGEEGKMFMRLNIATSHERLSEGLYRIKEAVSYISRIK, encoded by the coding sequence ATGGATTTTAATCAATCAGTAAACAGAATAGATACAGGCAGTGTTAAATGGGATATGGTGGAAACGGTATTTGGGAATAAAGATTTATTGCCACTTTGGATTGCTGATATGGACTTTGTCACATCGCCAAAGATTATTGAAGCCATAAAAGATGAAATCTCTAATGGAATCTATGGGTACAAAACGCCATCGGATTCTCTCATACAGGCAATTATAAATTGGCAGTCCACTCAACATAATTATCAACTGACTAAATCATCTATCGTATTCTCGCCAGCAGTAGTTTCCTCTATTTGCACCGCGATTCAAGCCTTTTCCCAGGAAGAAGACGCTATATTAATTCATGATCCAGTGTATTCTCCATTCGCGAGCGCTGTCTTACTCAATAATAGAGAGTTAGTAACAAGTAAATTAATTAGCAATGATGGAGAATACAGCATTGACTTCACTGACGTTGAGGATAAAATGAAGACCCGCCAAGTAAAAATGTATATTTTCTGTAACCCTCACAATCCTGGAGGCCGTGTTTGGAAGTACGCAGAACTTAAAAAGGTCGCAGATTTATGTAAAAAGTACGAGGTTATCCTCATTAGCGATGAAATACATCAAGACATCGTTTTTAAACCTAACAAATTCACTAGTATGTTGGCACTGGATGGTTCAGACGCGTTTACCATTGCTTTAACCGCACCAACAAAAACATTTAATTTAGCAGGATTGAAATGCTCTTATGCGTTTATCCCTAATCAGTCATTACGGGAACGATTTGTTCACTCTCAAGCAAGAAATAGTGGCCCTAATTTACATTTGGAAATGAACTCAATTGGTTTGACTGCAACAGAAGCTGCATTAAATGAGGGGGCAGTATGGCTACAACAAGTGCTTCAATATTTTGACGAACAATTTAATTTTATAGAGGATTTTATTAAAAATGAAATTCCTAACGTGAAGTTTAAAAAACCTGAAGGGACCTACTTAGCTTGGTTGGACTTTTCAGATTTTGGACTTGATGACGATCAATTAATGCGTCTACTAGTTAATAAAGGAAAGGTAGCTCTAAATGCAGGGTGTGACTATGGTGAAGAGGGAAAAATGTTTATGCGTCTGAATATTGCAACCTCTCATGAAAGATTATCTGAAGGGCTATATCGAATTAAAGAAGCGGTTAGCTATATAAGTCGAATTAAATAA
- a CDS encoding IS630 family transposase (programmed frameshift), with the protein MNTQIQLNELKQAMKQTKDRRLFERYQAVFLYLDGHTMNEVAHIVGRTRKTVSNYVSSYRKAGLDGLVRHHSNGRPRRLTADQEASLASVVSTQLPSDLALGMFANWTLDLMIMYVEREWGVTYTGRGMSLLMERLGLTYTRPTYTLAKADSEKQRVFLEETFPDLKKLMEEKIDYLLFQDESMIRDYQAIQRTWFLKGKQRIIPTYGKHCGTKLIGCLDYETGEVLCSEKEHYDAAAFLEFLVFVLDHYRVGKIVMILDNARIHHAKLIQPFLEENKGRLELVFLPPYSPNLNLIEGLWKWLKETVINNVFFSSIQKINLAVQGFLVWINEQRESVIDRLCVKM; encoded by the exons ATGAATACCCAAATCCAACTTAATGAACTGAAGCAAGCAATGAAACAAACAAAGGACCGTAGACTTTTTGAACGCTACCAAGCTGTCTTCCTATACTTAGATGGGCACACAATGAACGAAGTTGCACATATTGTCGGCCGTACTCGTAAGACCGTAAGCAATTACGTTTCCTCCTACCGAAAAGCAGGCCTCGACGGCCTAGTCCGGCACCATTCAAATGGGAGACCCAGACGGCTGACTGCTGATCAAGAGGCCTCGCTAGCCAGTGTCGTATCGACCCAACTTCCATCAGATCTTGCATTGGGAATGTTTGCTAACTGGACGCTTGATCTGATGATTATGTATGTGGAGAGGGAATGGGGAGTCACCTACACCGGCCGGGGTATGTCGCTCCTTATGGAGCGATTGGGTCTGACCTACACGCGCCCTACCTATACGCTGGCTAAGGCGGATTCAGAAAAGCAGCGTGTTTTTTTGGAGGAGACCTTCCCGGATCTA AAAAAACTGATGGAAGAGAAAATCGATTATCTCTTATTTCAAGATGAGTCCATGATTCGAGATTACCAAGCCATTCAACGGACTTGGTTCCTAAAAGGAAAACAACGGATAATCCCTACCTACGGAAAACATTGTGGTACGAAGCTGATTGGCTGCTTAGACTACGAAACGGGTGAGGTCCTTTGCAGTGAGAAAGAGCACTACGACGCAGCCGCCTTCTTAGAATTCCTAGTCTTTGTTCTTGACCATTATCGGGTTGGAAAGATAGTCATGATTCTGGATAATGCCCGTATCCACCATGCGAAACTGATCCAGCCTTTCTTGGAAGAGAACAAGGGGCGTTTGGAACTCGTGTTCCTTCCTCCTTATAGTCCTAATCTCAACTTGATAGAGGGGCTATGGAAATGGCTGAAGGAGACGGTCATCAATAACGTATTTTTCTCAAGCATCCAGAAAATCAATCTGGCGGTTCAGGGGTTCCTTGTTTGGATAAACGAACAGAGGGAGAGTGTCATTGACCGTCTCTGCGTGAAAATGTAG